A genomic segment from Juglans regia cultivar Chandler chromosome 14, Walnut 2.0, whole genome shotgun sequence encodes:
- the LOC118344544 gene encoding putative nuclease HARBI1 — MYSYVSCPLTRSQGCIGAIDGTMIDAVVPTEVREAYRNRHGKVAQNVLCVCDLDMKFTFLYTGWEGSSHDARVFIDALSQGRNAFPMPLDGHYYLVDSAYPCTRGFMPPYPRERYHRSDRQGQRGFRGYKDYFNHRHSCIRNVIERTFGVLKSRFRILRLMPGYKVGRQGDLIIACCTLHNFIRMTSPNDWLFEEWRDMELSPSGRAYSDAAVSGNHPDMTVESARAMAAIRDDIAKRMWEARSGH; from the exons ATGTATTCGTATGTATCATGTCCGCTTACTCGTTCGCAGGGATGCATTGGTGCAATTGATGGGACCATGATCGACGCTGTTGTACCTACAGAGGTGCGTGAGGCATATCGCAACCGGCATGGCAAAGTTGCCCAAAACGTATTGTGTGTATGTGACTTGGACATGAAATTCACATTCCTGTACACTGGTTGGGAGGGGAGCTCGCATGATGCACGTGTATTCATCGATGCATTGTCTCAGGGCCGCAACGCATTTCCAATGCCTCTCGATG GTCATTATTATCTAGTCGATTCGGCGTATCCATGTACTCGAGGATTTATGCCCCCTTACCCTAGAGAGAGATATCATAGAAGTGACCGTCAGGGTCAGCGGGGATTTAGGgggtataaagattattttaatcatcGTCATTCATGTATTCGTAACGTAATAGAACGTACATTTGGGGTCTTGAAATCACGATTTAGAATTCTAAGACTCATGCCTGGTTATAAAGTTGGGAGGCAAGGGGATCTGATCATTGCATGTTGTAcgttacacaattttattagaatgacgAGCCCGAATGACTGGTTGTTCGAGGAGTGGAGAGATATGGAGCTCAGTCCAAGCGGTCGTGCATATAGCGACGCCGCTGTTTCAGGAAATCATCCTGACATGACCGTCGAATCAGCCCGAGCTATGGCTGCAATTAGGGATGACATTGCCAAACGTATGTGGGAAGCTAGGAGTGGTCATTGa
- the LOC109003417 gene encoding uncharacterized protein LOC109003417 — translation MKDPSFFLLKNSLGAKMKKGIRTFCNDDGSTSTLNQQNKTNHGDSTSMVTPFPVASPYNSHNSNSGQSTTLEEMILQLELEEEVARKAKLNDRTRIQGRMSCVNNSDILRSARNALNQYPRFSLDGKDAMYRSSFRNMSGNIEKAERKSISSGDHALRGRFSETDFDSKLERNWTLPQTLAGESVVWCQPGVVAKLMGLEAMPVPLSSKDGKQKLSSIIKKQNLRRREERHEVERRLAMDINCCNGIKRGRMASCSRTGYCVMKPVAMEPTSVPAVWPIRRFL, via the coding sequence ATGAAGGACCCGTCCTTCTTTCTCCTCAAAAACTCTCTGGGAGCCAAGATGAAGAAGGGCATCAGAACTTTTTGCAATGATGATGGCTCAACCTCTACCCTCAACCAGCAAAATAAAACCAACCATGGCGACTCTACCAGCATGGTCACCCCGTTTCCCGTTGCCTCCCCTTATAATTCGCACAATTCTAATTCGGGACAAAGCACAACATTAGAGGAGATGATATTGCAGTTGGAATTAGAAGAGGAAGTTGCTAGAAAAGCGAAGCTTAATGACCGTACCCGAATTCAGGGTAGGATGTCATGTGTCAACAACTCTGACATCTTGAGGTCTGCTAGAAACGCATTGAATCAATACCCTCGCTTTTCTCTCGATGGAAAGGATGCCATGTATCGGTCTTCTTTCAGAAACATGAGCGGTAATATTGAAAAGGCGGAAAGAAAATCAATCAGCTCCGGCGACCATGCACTCAGAGGAAGATTCTCGGAAACTGATTTTGATTCCAAGTTAGAAAGAAATTGGACGTTGCCCCAAACTCTAGCAGGAGAGAGTGTGGTATGGTGCCAACCTGGAGTGGTGGCTAAGTTGATGGGTCTAGAGGCCATGCCAGTGCCTTTAAGCAGCAAAGATGGTAAACAAAAGTTGAGCTCTATCATAAAAAAGCAGAATCTCaggaggagagaagagaggCATGAAGTGGAGAGAAGACTTGCTATGGATATTAACTGTTGTAATGGAATCAAGAGAGGGAGGATGGCTTCCTGTTCAAGGACTGGATACTGTGTTATGAAGCCGGTTGCAATGGAGCCAACGAGTGTTCCAGCAGTTTGGCCAATCCGGCGCTTTCTTTAG